A genomic window from Terriglobales bacterium includes:
- a CDS encoding glyoxalase superfamily protein, with translation MTATGTESKAAITFIRTVPILRIFSVEKAKEFYCGFLGFKVDWEHTFEPGMPVYMQVSRGDLSLHLSEHHGDGSPGAHIHVEMTGVDEFHREVASKGYKYLRPGIQDEFWGARAMHVIDPFGNQISFNEFKSQSA, from the coding sequence ATGACTGCAACCGGCACGGAATCGAAGGCCGCGATTACATTCATCCGCACGGTGCCGATTCTACGCATCTTCTCAGTCGAGAAGGCGAAAGAATTCTACTGCGGCTTCCTCGGCTTCAAAGTCGACTGGGAACATACGTTCGAACCTGGGATGCCCGTGTACATGCAGGTTTCGCGTGGCGACCTGAGCCTGCATCTGAGCGAGCATCACGGTGACGGCTCGCCTGGGGCTCACATTCACGTCGAGATGACAGGAGTCGATGAATTCCATCGTGAGGTCGCGAGCAAAGGCTACAAATACCTACGCCCCGGAATCCAGGACGAGTTCTGGGGCGCTCGGGCGATGCACGTGATCGATCCATTCGGCAATCAAATCAGTTTCAACGAATTCAAGAGTCAGAGTGCTTGA
- the sdhB gene encoding succinate dehydrogenase iron-sulfur subunit: MVPNGKTVLIKIKRQASPKSTPYWEEFALPWKPGMNVISAMMDIAANPVTRDGKPSRPITYDSNCLEEVCGSCAMRINGRARMACSALIDKLEQPITLEPLSKFPVIRDLAVDRSVLFENLKRVKAWVPVDGTYDLGSGPRQSTTQQEAAYPLSRCISCCCCMEVCPQFNDKTNFVGAATIAQVRLFNTHPTGAALKEDRLHALMGDGGIQECGYAQNCVEICPKDIPLTNAIAEVGGQVMKQAIKDIFTR, from the coding sequence ATGGTCCCAAACGGCAAAACCGTACTGATAAAAATCAAACGCCAAGCCTCGCCCAAATCAACTCCATACTGGGAAGAGTTCGCGCTGCCCTGGAAGCCGGGCATGAACGTGATCTCGGCGATGATGGACATCGCCGCCAATCCCGTCACTCGCGACGGAAAACCATCGCGTCCGATCACCTACGACTCGAATTGCCTTGAAGAAGTTTGCGGCTCCTGCGCGATGCGCATCAACGGACGCGCGCGCATGGCATGCTCTGCCCTCATCGACAAGCTCGAACAGCCAATCACGCTCGAGCCGCTTTCGAAATTTCCCGTCATTCGTGATCTTGCGGTGGATCGTTCTGTACTGTTCGAGAACCTCAAGCGAGTGAAGGCTTGGGTGCCTGTGGATGGCACTTACGATCTGGGTTCCGGTCCACGACAAAGCACCACACAACAGGAAGCCGCGTATCCGCTCTCACGATGCATTTCATGCTGCTGCTGCATGGAGGTCTGTCCTCAATTCAACGACAAGACCAACTTCGTTGGCGCTGCGACGATCGCGCAGGTGCGGCTATTCAACACGCATCCAACAGGCGCCGCGTTGAAAGAAGATCGTCTGCATGCCCTCATGGGAGACGGCGGAATTCAAGAATGCGGATACGCCCAGAATTGCGTGGAGATCTGTCCGAAGGACATCCCCCTGACCAATGCGATCGCAGAGGTCGGGGGACAAGTAATGAAGCAGGCAATCAAAGATATCTTCACGAGATAA
- a CDS encoding succinate dehydrogenase — MATAAPPSAGYEQERSSGVKPLRAGQGHQFLLRRLHSLSGIVPIGAFLVEHFVSNAYATNGPHAYATQIKFLNSLPFVPFLEWTFIYIPILYHALYGIYIWYRGESNVITYPWQGNWMYTAQRWTGIITFAYIIQHVYHLRFSGPRLLEYPGAGFGKVQQELMNPWMLAFYIIAIICASWHFAYGIWLFCAKWGIAQGERARRKVGGVCLVIGLLFVIVGMVTVKAFVAPPDPAWRHMGTDPATARQVEGEQVH, encoded by the coding sequence ATGGCGACGGCAGCGCCTCCGAGCGCGGGTTACGAGCAGGAGAGATCGTCGGGCGTTAAGCCGTTGCGCGCAGGACAGGGTCATCAATTTTTGCTTCGCCGCTTGCATTCGCTCAGCGGCATTGTTCCAATCGGGGCCTTCCTTGTCGAACACTTCGTTTCCAATGCGTATGCGACCAACGGTCCTCACGCATACGCAACGCAAATCAAGTTTCTGAATTCATTACCCTTTGTTCCATTTTTGGAATGGACCTTCATCTATATTCCGATCCTTTATCACGCCCTGTATGGGATCTACATCTGGTATCGCGGCGAATCGAACGTAATCACCTACCCGTGGCAAGGAAACTGGATGTACACGGCCCAGCGATGGACGGGAATCATTACATTCGCATACATCATCCAGCACGTGTACCACCTCAGATTCAGCGGACCACGACTGCTTGAGTATCCCGGCGCCGGATTCGGGAAGGTTCAGCAGGAGCTGATGAATCCCTGGATGCTGGCCTTTTACATCATTGCGATCATCTGCGCCTCCTGGCACTTTGCCTACGGAATCTGGCTTTTCTGTGCCAAATGGGGAATCGCACAGGGCGAACGAGCGAGGCGCAAAGTGGGCGGAGTCTGCCTGGTGATCGGATTGCTGTTTGTGATCGTGGGAATGGTGACGGTGAAGGCCTTCGTTGCCCCTCCCGATCCGGCGTGGCGACATATGGGCACTGATCCTGCGACGGCCAGACAGGTGGAAGGCGAGCAGGTGCATTGA
- the mltG gene encoding endolytic transglycosylase MltG has protein sequence MRRLFAWFIVVLVAAVIWVGFVYVMRTGPSQQTFVDFKNGSSARHIATELKQAGMIRSRWAFLLVHLYRHRSLKAGEYAFDHPDTLSNIYNRIARGDTYARVLTVPEGYNIFDIAAEVEKLGIDSQQNFLEQARSQVALVHDLDPFAPSLEGYLYPDTYRFARKNKAPDVIAAMVKRFHQEAHQIGLTSDVHRIVTMASIVEKETAVADERPLVAGVFYNRLAQHMALDTDPTVIYAALLANRYRGTIYASDLKYSSPYNTYRNQGLPPGPIANPGKDSLLAAMHPTHTDYLYFVSDNQGHHRFSKSLEEHQRNVAEYRRAVGGGR, from the coding sequence ATGCGCAGGCTGTTTGCGTGGTTTATTGTCGTGCTGGTCGCAGCGGTCATCTGGGTGGGATTCGTGTATGTGATGCGTACCGGCCCGTCGCAGCAGACCTTTGTTGATTTTAAGAACGGCTCCTCAGCGCGACACATTGCTACAGAGCTGAAGCAGGCTGGGATGATTCGCAGCCGCTGGGCGTTTCTTCTTGTACATCTCTACCGGCATCGTTCACTCAAAGCGGGTGAGTACGCTTTCGATCATCCGGACACCCTGAGCAACATTTACAACCGCATCGCGCGCGGCGACACTTACGCGAGAGTTCTCACTGTTCCCGAGGGATACAACATCTTCGACATCGCTGCCGAGGTGGAGAAGTTAGGGATCGACTCGCAACAGAATTTCCTGGAGCAGGCCCGGAGCCAAGTCGCGCTGGTTCACGATCTTGATCCATTCGCGCCGAGCCTGGAAGGTTATCTGTATCCAGATACCTACCGCTTTGCGCGCAAGAACAAAGCGCCGGATGTGATTGCAGCAATGGTGAAGCGATTCCATCAGGAAGCGCACCAGATTGGCCTGACCAGCGACGTGCATCGCATCGTCACGATGGCGTCAATTGTCGAGAAGGAAACGGCGGTCGCGGACGAACGTCCGCTGGTTGCCGGAGTCTTCTACAACAGGCTGGCACAGCACATGGCGCTCGATACCGATCCGACCGTGATCTATGCGGCGCTGCTCGCGAATCGATACCGTGGAACGATCTACGCGTCCGATCTCAAATATTCCTCGCCTTACAACACGTATCGTAATCAAGGACTGCCGCCCGGGCCAATTGCCAATCCGGGAAAAGACTCCCTGCTTGCGGCGATGCATCCGACGCACACTGACTACCTGTATTTCGTCAGCGACAACCAGGGACATCACCGATTTTCGAAGAGCCTCGAAGAGCATCAGCGAAATGTCGCCGAATATCGACGCGCCGTTGGCGGCGGGCGATAA
- a CDS encoding DUF4292 domain-containing protein — protein sequence MHIRSAAQSLVVGLLALSVSGCLVHTRKLERRQVNTSNLLTATLPQLVEQINTEARKIHSLSATVEIATSLGGTKKGQVTDIQQIKGNILEKDPDMLHVLGRLPLVGSRAFDMVSDGTSFKLSIPPLNKFITGPANEPAQPSKNTLENLRPKVFFDSLLLHEIKPTEIAFLEQSTEVVPDARDKKKSWEIPDYIIDVLERDGDWWRLERKITFARTDLKPHQQMIYDASGAIATKATYEDFADYGGISFPSVITINRPKEEYTIKITIEKLELNKPLSDDQFVLNQPPGAQVTTLK from the coding sequence ATGCACATACGATCGGCGGCTCAATCCCTCGTAGTAGGTTTACTCGCACTCTCGGTTTCCGGGTGCCTGGTTCACACGCGCAAGCTGGAACGCCGACAGGTAAATACCTCTAATCTTCTTACCGCCACGCTGCCGCAACTCGTCGAGCAAATCAACACCGAAGCCCGGAAGATTCACTCGCTTAGCGCGACCGTTGAAATTGCTACATCGCTCGGGGGTACCAAGAAAGGGCAAGTCACCGATATTCAGCAGATCAAGGGCAACATCCTGGAAAAAGATCCGGACATGCTCCACGTGCTCGGTCGGCTACCGCTGGTGGGAAGCCGTGCATTCGATATGGTGAGTGACGGTACGAGTTTCAAGCTCTCGATCCCGCCGCTGAACAAGTTCATCACTGGACCGGCGAACGAGCCCGCCCAGCCTTCGAAGAACACGCTCGAGAACCTTCGTCCAAAGGTGTTCTTTGATTCGCTGCTGCTCCACGAAATCAAGCCGACAGAGATCGCGTTTCTCGAGCAAAGTACGGAGGTCGTGCCCGACGCGCGCGATAAAAAGAAGAGCTGGGAGATTCCCGACTACATCATCGACGTGCTTGAGCGCGACGGCGACTGGTGGCGGTTGGAGCGAAAGATCACTTTTGCCCGCACCGATCTCAAGCCTCACCAGCAAATGATCTACGACGCCAGCGGCGCCATTGCGACAAAGGCGACCTATGAAGACTTTGCCGACTACGGTGGAATCAGCTTTCCCTCTGTGATTACGATCAATCGTCCAAAAGAGGAGTACACGATCAAGATCACGATCGAGAAACTTGAGCTCAACAAGCCACTCTCTGATGATCAATTTGTGCTGAACCAACCGCCCGGCGCGCAGGTGACTACACTGAAATAG
- the sdhA gene encoding succinate dehydrogenase flavoprotein subunit: MMANPKIIVVGGGLAGLSATIKIAEAGGHVDLFSIVPVKRSHSVCAQGGINAAKNLKGEGDTTWQHFDDTIYGGDFIANQPPVKDMCEAAPGIIDLLDRMGVPFNRTPEGLLDFRRFGGTLYHRTAFAGATTGQQLLYALDEQVRRYESEGRVSKFESWEFLSAVIDSQGICRGICAMDLRSMEVRTFPADAVIIATGGIGAIFGKSTNSVVCTGSAQSALYQQGAYYANGEFIQVHPTSIPGDDKLRLMSESARGEGGRVWVPRTQGDKRDPRSIPESDRWYFLEEWYPKYGNLVPRDVATRAIHKVVYEYNLGIDGQPMVYLDLTHIDRATLDRKLEGILEIYEKFVGDDPRVTPMKIFPGMHYTMGGLWVDFKQATSIPGIFACGECEYGYHGANRLGANSLVSCIFGGFVAGPQALAYARNQSKSASVNGAFDSERKRQEEINARLMNSEGTENPFRLWRELGEIMTKNVTVIRYNEALQQTDAKIVELLERYQRINLSDREMWANTSFVFTRQLYNMLQLARVITQGAALRNESRGAHYKPEFPERDDVNFLKTTKAYFAPDADEPRFEFEPVDTSLIKPRPRKY, encoded by the coding sequence ATAATGGCGAATCCAAAGATCATCGTTGTAGGTGGTGGACTGGCAGGGCTATCGGCGACCATCAAAATTGCCGAAGCCGGCGGACACGTGGATTTGTTTTCCATCGTGCCGGTGAAGCGCTCGCATTCCGTCTGCGCGCAGGGCGGGATTAACGCGGCCAAGAACCTCAAAGGCGAAGGCGACACCACCTGGCAGCACTTCGATGACACCATCTATGGCGGCGACTTCATTGCCAATCAGCCTCCAGTGAAAGACATGTGCGAGGCGGCGCCGGGCATTATCGATCTGCTCGACCGCATGGGCGTGCCATTCAATCGCACTCCCGAAGGGCTGCTCGACTTCCGCCGCTTCGGCGGAACGCTGTATCACCGCACCGCATTTGCCGGAGCCACGACTGGCCAGCAATTGCTCTATGCCCTCGATGAGCAGGTGCGTCGATACGAATCCGAAGGCCGTGTCAGCAAGTTTGAGAGCTGGGAATTCCTTTCTGCGGTCATCGATTCGCAGGGAATTTGTCGCGGCATTTGCGCGATGGACCTGCGCTCAATGGAGGTTCGCACCTTCCCCGCCGACGCGGTGATTATCGCCACTGGTGGCATTGGCGCGATCTTCGGAAAATCCACGAACTCCGTGGTCTGCACCGGATCGGCGCAGTCAGCGCTTTATCAGCAAGGTGCATATTACGCGAACGGTGAATTCATCCAGGTGCATCCGACATCGATTCCAGGGGACGATAAGCTGCGTCTCATGTCGGAGTCAGCCCGCGGCGAAGGCGGACGCGTCTGGGTTCCGAGAACGCAAGGCGACAAGCGCGATCCCCGCAGCATTCCCGAATCGGATCGCTGGTACTTCCTTGAGGAGTGGTATCCCAAGTACGGCAACCTGGTTCCACGCGACGTAGCTACACGAGCAATTCACAAAGTCGTTTATGAGTACAACCTCGGCATCGATGGCCAGCCGATGGTCTATCTCGATCTCACGCACATCGATCGCGCCACGCTCGACCGCAAACTCGAAGGCATTCTGGAGATTTACGAGAAGTTTGTCGGCGACGATCCGCGCGTCACGCCGATGAAGATCTTCCCGGGCATGCACTACACCATGGGCGGACTGTGGGTCGATTTCAAGCAGGCCACGAGTATTCCTGGCATCTTCGCGTGCGGAGAATGCGAGTACGGCTACCACGGCGCGAATCGTCTCGGTGCGAACTCGCTGGTGTCCTGCATCTTCGGCGGATTTGTAGCCGGCCCGCAGGCGCTGGCATACGCCAGAAATCAGTCGAAATCGGCGAGCGTGAATGGCGCATTCGATTCGGAACGCAAGCGGCAGGAAGAGATCAACGCCCGATTGATGAACTCGGAGGGAACGGAGAATCCCTTCCGGCTCTGGCGCGAGTTGGGCGAGATCATGACGAAAAACGTCACGGTCATCCGCTACAACGAAGCATTGCAGCAGACCGACGCCAAGATCGTTGAACTCCTCGAACGCTATCAGCGCATCAACCTGAGTGACCGCGAGATGTGGGCGAACACGTCGTTCGTCTTCACGCGCCAGCTTTACAACATGCTGCAGCTCGCGCGCGTAATCACACAGGGAGCAGCATTACGCAACGAATCTCGCGGCGCACACTACAAACCGGAGTTCCCGGAGCGGGATGACGTGAATTTCCTCAAGACAACGAAAGCGTACTTCGCTCCCGATGCGGACGAGCCACGATTTGAATTTGAACCCGTGGATACGTCGCTCATTAAACCGCGGCCGAGGAAGTACTGA
- a CDS encoding non-lysosomal glucosylceramidase: MNSSFACRSALRAFVFVLIAALYAGADDAIPRAAWRIPIGQPPANPGGTKPELVNQNIDDGYWQGAPVGGFGAGTFSRSYRGHFERWHVKAGVHKYQDVPSNQFAVFVQREGEKPVAEVLATGKPQGGALAAWNWSYPAGAGEYAALYPKSWFVYRSSELPVSLTLEQFSPVLPNNYKESSYPVAIYNWFAQNPSDKPVTVSILFSWTNMVGWFRDELPNFSGALNNQNKNFYRAEQIGSGNMQGIIFDRLRNRPVQDEWDGQFAIAALAGSGVEISYITNWFPFGGGEEVWKPFSESGRLPNWAPKVASSGEPMAAAIAVRFTLAPNEKKLIPMALSWDLPIVEFGGGRKWLRHYTEFFDASGTNAWKLARTALESDQNWSAQIDAWQSPIVNDESKPLWYRGELFNELYILADGGTMWGHELHGLGNPKHPSAKLADSFSYLECFDYKYYGTSDVRFYGSFPLVKFWPEIEKQEMREYTDTIPESNPQEYVWAWKAEHTRSLTLMPRKTAGSAPHDLGSPTEDPFVNVNQYNYQDVSNWRDLNSKYVLMVWRDYVFSGSKDTDFLRYTWNAVKLAMEHLRQYDTDGDGLIENGGFPDQTYDNWVARGESSYSGSLYLAALRATAEIARHIGDSATAKTYDDLFKRAQAAFIKKLWNGTYFNYDVGSDYKTDIMAEQLAGQWYANLTGLGDLVPAEMRRSALKHVFDYNVMKFQNGTMGAINGIAADGTALHENEQVEEVWTGTTFSVASHMLSEGMRDEAFKTAEGVYNVVWKDRGYFFRTPEAYDARGFYRASMYMRPGAIWSMELPPAAVAVARRMGARQTANGTSTVQSFH, from the coding sequence ATGAATAGTTCTTTTGCCTGTCGTTCTGCTCTTCGTGCGTTTGTGTTTGTCCTTATTGCCGCGCTCTATGCCGGAGCCGACGATGCTATCCCACGAGCCGCCTGGCGAATTCCCATCGGACAACCGCCGGCCAACCCCGGCGGCACAAAGCCGGAGCTCGTGAATCAGAACATCGACGATGGCTATTGGCAGGGCGCTCCCGTCGGCGGATTCGGCGCAGGTACGTTCTCGCGGTCTTATCGCGGACACTTCGAACGCTGGCACGTCAAGGCCGGTGTTCACAAATATCAGGACGTGCCGTCGAATCAGTTCGCGGTCTTCGTTCAGCGCGAGGGCGAGAAGCCAGTCGCGGAAGTGCTTGCTACAGGCAAACCGCAGGGCGGGGCTCTTGCGGCGTGGAACTGGAGCTATCCGGCAGGAGCGGGCGAATATGCTGCTTTGTATCCGAAGTCGTGGTTTGTGTATCGCTCTTCCGAATTGCCGGTGAGTCTCACGCTGGAGCAGTTCTCTCCGGTTCTACCTAACAACTACAAGGAGTCGAGTTATCCCGTCGCGATCTACAACTGGTTCGCGCAGAATCCGAGCGATAAGCCCGTCACCGTTTCCATTCTCTTTTCATGGACGAACATGGTGGGGTGGTTCCGCGACGAGTTGCCAAACTTCTCGGGCGCACTCAACAACCAGAATAAGAATTTTTATCGCGCCGAGCAGATTGGTAGCGGAAACATGCAGGGCATCATCTTCGACCGTCTGCGCAATAGGCCAGTTCAGGACGAGTGGGACGGCCAATTCGCCATCGCCGCACTGGCCGGCTCGGGCGTCGAGATTTCCTACATTACAAACTGGTTTCCCTTCGGCGGAGGTGAAGAAGTTTGGAAGCCGTTTTCAGAATCGGGACGCCTTCCGAATTGGGCTCCGAAGGTGGCCAGCTCCGGTGAGCCAATGGCCGCGGCGATTGCGGTGCGCTTCACGCTGGCTCCGAACGAGAAGAAGCTCATTCCCATGGCACTCTCCTGGGATCTTCCCATTGTGGAATTTGGAGGCGGACGCAAATGGCTTCGCCACTACACCGAATTCTTCGATGCTTCAGGAACGAATGCATGGAAGCTCGCCAGAACCGCGCTTGAAAGCGATCAGAACTGGAGCGCGCAGATCGATGCGTGGCAGAGCCCGATCGTCAACGACGAGTCCAAGCCGCTGTGGTATCGCGGCGAGCTCTTCAACGAGCTCTACATTCTTGCGGACGGCGGCACGATGTGGGGACACGAGTTGCATGGGCTCGGCAATCCGAAGCATCCATCAGCCAAGCTCGCCGACAGCTTCAGCTACCTCGAATGCTTCGACTACAAGTACTACGGGACGTCGGACGTGCGCTTCTACGGCTCGTTTCCTCTAGTGAAGTTTTGGCCCGAGATCGAGAAGCAAGAGATGCGTGAGTACACCGACACGATCCCCGAAAGCAATCCGCAGGAGTATGTCTGGGCGTGGAAAGCCGAGCACACGCGCAGCCTGACGCTGATGCCGCGGAAGACAGCCGGTTCCGCTCCGCATGATCTTGGCTCGCCAACGGAAGATCCGTTCGTGAACGTGAATCAGTACAACTATCAGGACGTCTCCAACTGGCGCGATCTGAACAGCAAATACGTGCTGATGGTGTGGCGCGATTACGTCTTCAGCGGCTCCAAAGACACGGACTTCCTGCGCTACACATGGAATGCCGTGAAGCTTGCCATGGAGCACTTGCGGCAATATGACACCGATGGCGACGGACTGATCGAAAACGGCGGCTTTCCCGATCAGACATATGACAATTGGGTTGCGCGCGGAGAGAGCTCGTACAGCGGCAGCCTGTATTTGGCCGCCTTGCGCGCTACGGCTGAGATCGCACGCCACATCGGCGATAGCGCAACCGCTAAGACGTATGACGATCTCTTCAAGCGTGCGCAGGCTGCATTCATCAAGAAGCTCTGGAACGGCACGTACTTCAACTACGACGTAGGCAGCGACTACAAAACCGACATCATGGCCGAGCAGCTCGCCGGACAGTGGTACGCGAATCTCACTGGACTCGGCGATCTGGTTCCGGCAGAGATGCGGCGCTCCGCGCTCAAGCACGTCTTCGATTACAACGTCATGAAGTTCCAGAATGGAACGATGGGCGCGATCAATGGCATCGCAGCGGATGGAACTGCGTTGCACGAAAACGAGCAGGTAGAAGAAGTCTGGACTGGAACGACGTTCAGCGTCGCGTCCCACATGCTCTCGGAGGGCATGCGCGACGAAGCTTTCAAGACCGCCGAAGGCGTGTACAACGTAGTCTGGAAGGACCGTGGCTACTTCTTCCG